A genome region from Blautia coccoides includes the following:
- a CDS encoding sensor histidine kinase has protein sequence MRKRLKDSLWLQLIAFTALIMFFLLAAYAVTDSYSGKILRERTIDLNDKILLQVEGKMEDFHDTLDHVATAMAYAPTTYDYFTIDPVARVMASEDLSEIFSNTVLLESDIAGIYLYDTSLNQIAAMGKAANNPDFVRNLKKHMEFGDLFYLNQAGVPFYPVYFPVYDLNNRQYGVQIGMCVMMMRTDNLAGILEDSQATEHTQVYLLDGNDQIIASRGNNELEELDSSMMRSSDEYYVKVRNVPMDSWKVVSRIPESEMSTSRDGSKKFVTTAYAVSLALLALLVWFCYKRFVGPMHQVDRFIQGIVDKPGERMEIEREDEIGTVVHSLNHMLDKQQKMNQEIQDSQKKMYEAEIAKKQLQVLAYQNQINPHFLYNTFECICSMALYYEVEDIAEITMALSKVFRFAVKGENLVSVEEEVSYIREYAKIIDYRFMGKIDVNIEMDDSVREKRVIKLMLQPLVENAVFHGLEQKLEDGEVNVSIEMQNENHMIFVVEDNGCGIEPAKLVWMRDNLDSRPTGQKGIGVANIYQRLKLFYGEDVVFRIESKQGKGTRITIIIPDEVEERGRKNVQNLSGR, from the coding sequence ATGAGGAAGAGATTAAAAGACAGTCTGTGGCTTCAGCTTATTGCGTTTACGGCCCTGATCATGTTCTTTTTACTGGCAGCCTATGCTGTGACGGACAGCTATTCCGGCAAGATACTGCGGGAGCGGACCATTGATCTGAATGATAAGATATTGCTGCAGGTAGAGGGCAAGATGGAGGATTTTCACGACACCTTAGATCATGTGGCTACAGCCATGGCCTATGCACCTACAACCTACGATTATTTTACCATAGATCCTGTGGCAAGAGTTATGGCCTCTGAGGACCTGTCCGAGATATTTTCCAATACGGTTTTGCTGGAAAGCGACATAGCCGGAATTTATCTGTACGACACATCCCTGAATCAGATCGCGGCAATGGGAAAAGCGGCAAACAACCCGGATTTTGTCCGGAATTTGAAAAAGCATATGGAGTTTGGAGACCTGTTTTATCTGAATCAGGCGGGAGTGCCTTTTTATCCGGTGTATTTTCCGGTCTACGATCTGAACAACAGACAGTACGGTGTTCAGATCGGCATGTGTGTCATGATGATGCGCACAGACAACCTGGCCGGAATTCTGGAGGATTCCCAGGCTACGGAACATACCCAGGTGTATCTGTTGGACGGAAATGATCAGATCATCGCTTCCAGAGGGAATAACGAGCTGGAGGAGCTGGACAGCAGTATGATGAGGAGTTCAGATGAGTATTACGTAAAGGTGAGGAATGTTCCCATGGACAGTTGGAAGGTGGTCAGCCGCATTCCGGAGAGCGAAATGAGCACCAGCAGGGACGGCAGCAAAAAATTCGTGACAACGGCATATGCGGTGTCCCTGGCACTTTTAGCCCTGCTGGTGTGGTTCTGTTATAAACGGTTTGTAGGTCCTATGCATCAGGTGGACCGTTTTATCCAGGGAATCGTGGATAAGCCCGGTGAGAGGATGGAAATAGAGAGGGAAGATGAGATCGGCACAGTCGTGCACAGTCTGAATCATATGCTGGACAAACAGCAGAAGATGAATCAGGAGATCCAGGACTCCCAGAAGAAGATGTATGAGGCGGAGATCGCCAAGAAGCAGCTTCAGGTGTTGGCATACCAGAACCAGATCAATCCCCATTTTCTGTATAATACCTTTGAATGTATCTGTTCTATGGCGCTGTACTATGAGGTGGAGGATATTGCTGAGATCACCATGGCACTCTCAAAGGTATTCCGTTTTGCCGTAAAAGGGGAAAACCTTGTCAGTGTTGAGGAGGAAGTCAGCTATATCAGGGAGTACGCCAAGATCATAGACTACCGTTTTATGGGAAAAATAGATGTAAACATTGAAATGGATGATTCGGTGAGGGAAAAGCGTGTGATCAAGCTCATGCTGCAGCCTCTGGTGGAAAATGCAGTGTTTCACGGTCTGGAGCAGAAACTGGAGGACGGGGAAGTAAATGTCTCCATAGAAATGCAGAATGAGAATCACATGATATTTGTGGTGGAGGACAACGGCTGCGGGATCGAACCGGCAAAGCTGGTGTGGATGCGGGACAACCTGGACAGCAGGCCCACGGGACAAAAAGGCATCGGAGTGGCCAACATCTATCAGAGACTGAAATTATTTTATGGGGAAGACGTGGTGTTTCGGATAGAGAGCAAACAGGGAAAAGGAACGAGAATCACAATTATCATACCGGATGAGGTAGAGGAAAGGG